The following are encoded in a window of Dehalococcoidia bacterium genomic DNA:
- a CDS encoding desulfoferrodoxin, with the protein MAIQLGRRYECPVCNTIVLCTKAGDGALTCCGQEMPVQQPRKLPSSD; encoded by the coding sequence GTGGCTATTCAGTTGGGACGCCGCTACGAGTGCCCTGTCTGTAACACCATCGTCCTGTGCACTAAGGCAGGGGACGGTGCCCTGACCTGTTGCGGGCAGGAAATGCCCGTCCAACAGCCCCGCAAACTCCCCTCCTCGGACTAG